The following are encoded in a window of Chitinivibrionales bacterium genomic DNA:
- a CDS encoding DUF5011 domain-containing protein: protein MNWQNGIIYCTTQIKHGRGFMKKLNRYTKQILLAGFAAFAALHGCSSEPSVAPPSTDTTPPVLTLTEGDDTLLIGVPWDEPGYTAIDEKDGNISSNVVISGEPNELRPGRYTITYSITDNAGNTATQSRIIDVILHPSTVAFYPFSGDADDYSGNNLHGTVIDGATLAEDRFGADSSAYHFDGTGYIEVDYNSLLRSGAADSFS from the coding sequence ATGAACTGGCAAAATGGTATCATTTATTGCACGACACAGATCAAACATGGACGAGGGTTTATGAAAAAACTCAACCGGTACACGAAACAAATCCTGCTTGCAGGATTCGCCGCATTTGCGGCACTCCACGGCTGTTCAAGCGAACCATCCGTTGCTCCTCCGTCTACAGATACGACCCCTCCGGTGCTGACACTCACTGAAGGTGACGACACGCTCCTTATCGGGGTACCCTGGGATGAACCGGGGTACACTGCCATAGATGAGAAAGACGGCAATATTTCTTCGAACGTAGTTATTTCAGGAGAACCCAATGAGCTGAGACCGGGAAGATATACAATCACCTATTCGATCACCGATAATGCCGGCAATACCGCAACACAGTCCAGAATTATCGATGTAATACTGCATCCATCAACGGTCGCCTTTTATCCTTTCAGCGGAGACGCCGATGACTACAGCGGTAACAACCTTCACGGGACGGTAATAGACGGCGCAACACTTGCGGAAGACCGGTTTGGAGCCGACAGCAGCGCGTACCATTTTGACGGAACCGGTTATATTGAAGTCGATTACAATTCACTGCTCAGGTCGGGAGCGGCGGATTCCTTTTCGTGA